One Mesorhizobium sp. L-2-11 genomic region harbors:
- a CDS encoding VOC family protein: MIAGIDHFVLTVGSVEDTCAFYQRVLGFRRLDEPDRPTALLFGSQKINVHEAGHTFEPKAKAPTPGSADFCLVAARPLSEICASLAANDVAIEVGPVERIGARGPMMSVYFRDPDGNLVEISWYNR, translated from the coding sequence TTGATTGCCGGTATCGATCATTTCGTGCTGACGGTTGGCTCCGTCGAGGACACCTGCGCCTTCTATCAGCGCGTGCTCGGCTTCAGGCGCCTCGACGAGCCGGACCGGCCGACGGCGCTGCTGTTTGGATCGCAAAAGATCAATGTGCATGAGGCAGGCCACACTTTCGAGCCGAAGGCCAAGGCGCCGACGCCAGGCTCCGCGGATTTTTGCCTGGTCGCCGCGCGCCCGCTCTCCGAGATATGCGCCAGCCTGGCGGCCAACGACGTGGCGATAGAAGTCGGTCCGGTCGAGCGTATCGGCGCCCGCGGCCCGATGATGTCGGTCTATTTCCGCGATCCGGACGGCAATCTCGTCGAGATCAGCTGGTACAACAGGTAA
- a CDS encoding type II toxin-antitoxin system VapB family antitoxin: MPLYIRDDEVDALATKLQRETNASSKTEAVRIALLHELERNRTKVPLRERIAKLQAEAAKIGLPNPDFDMKKFTDEMWED, encoded by the coding sequence ATGCCGCTCTACATCCGTGACGACGAAGTGGATGCGCTGGCCACCAAATTGCAGCGCGAGACGAACGCTTCGAGCAAAACGGAGGCGGTGCGGATCGCACTTTTGCACGAACTCGAGCGCAACCGTACCAAGGTGCCGCTTCGTGAACGAATCGCCAAGCTGCAAGCCGAGGCGGCAAAGATCGGCCTGCCCAATCCCGACTTCGACATGAAGAAATTCACCGACGAGATGTGGGAAGACTGA
- a CDS encoding DUF417 family protein, which translates to MFISATANAPFVARINQAGYQLAAVGRAVTLLGVVLPLLLIGILKFTAIEIEALRPFIEKTPWLAWLYPAFGSAGASYFLGVVELATAFLLVASVRSVWAGVIGGAVGSVIFALTSSTMLTLPIWETGSGGFPFLNGLGAFLIKDVALLGVSLVILGSSLQQLVSDPDRKIDRGDEQRIER; encoded by the coding sequence ATGTTCATCTCTGCAACCGCCAACGCTCCCTTCGTGGCGCGCATCAATCAAGCTGGCTACCAACTTGCTGCCGTCGGTCGCGCGGTAACCCTTCTGGGGGTGGTGCTCCCTCTGCTGTTGATCGGCATTTTGAAATTCACCGCAATCGAGATCGAGGCGCTTAGGCCATTCATCGAGAAAACGCCTTGGCTGGCATGGCTCTATCCCGCATTCGGATCTGCGGGGGCCTCCTACTTCCTGGGCGTCGTCGAACTGGCCACAGCGTTTCTGCTGGTGGCATCTGTCCGTAGCGTCTGGGCCGGCGTCATAGGGGGCGCCGTCGGTTCAGTCATCTTTGCGCTGACCTCCTCGACAATGCTGACCCTGCCGATCTGGGAAACCGGATCCGGAGGGTTTCCTTTCCTCAACGGGTTAGGTGCCTTTCTGATCAAGGATGTCGCCTTGCTCGGCGTGAGCCTGGTCATTTTGGGAAGCAGCCTTCAGCAACTCGTATCCGACCCCGACCGAAAAATTGATCGTGGTGATGAACAACGAATCGAGAGGTGA
- a CDS encoding type II toxin-antitoxin system VapC family toxin: MFVDASVIVAILNQEPGWEELMKRLSGFAGLLYVSPLVRFEATQAVARAAAGARKPTAEVLLKARDLVDQFIVEIGGENVMVSEEIGSRAIDASARYGKAVGHQAGLNFGDCFTYACAKILDVPLLYKGNDFLQTDMG; encoded by the coding sequence ATGTTTGTCGACGCGTCGGTGATCGTCGCCATTCTCAACCAGGAACCGGGCTGGGAGGAATTGATGAAGCGGCTCTCCGGTTTTGCCGGCTTGCTCTACGTTTCTCCGTTGGTGCGTTTCGAAGCGACACAGGCAGTGGCACGCGCAGCCGCGGGCGCCCGCAAACCTACCGCTGAAGTCCTGCTCAAGGCTCGCGACCTGGTCGACCAGTTCATTGTCGAGATTGGTGGGGAAAATGTGATGGTCAGTGAGGAAATCGGTTCCCGGGCCATCGACGCTAGCGCGCGTTATGGCAAGGCCGTTGGGCATCAGGCCGGCCTCAACTTCGGCGATTGTTTCACCTACGCTTGTGCGAAAATCCTCGATGTGCCGCTGCTTTATAAGGGCAACGACTTTCTCCAGACAGATATGGGTTAG
- the lepB gene encoding signal peptidase I yields the protein MSVAEKSQKKSGGLGETVSVIVQALLLALVIRTLLFQPFSIPSGSMRPTLLEGDYLFVTKWSYGFSRYSLPFGPDLFSGRIWGAEPKRGDVAVFKFPPDPSVDYIKRVVGLPGDKIQVKDGQLFINGVGVPRQKVGQIDNRDITEESGPVDVYRETLPNGVSYDTLDLIPNSIGDNTQEFDVPPGHYFMMGDNRDNSSDSRFTVGFVPDDNLVGRANLIFFSIGGSASPLEIWKWPSLMRASRLLHFVN from the coding sequence ATGAGCGTGGCTGAAAAATCCCAGAAGAAATCCGGCGGGCTTGGCGAAACCGTCAGCGTCATCGTCCAGGCGCTGTTGCTCGCTCTGGTCATCCGCACGCTTCTTTTCCAGCCATTCTCTATCCCGTCCGGGTCGATGCGGCCGACCTTGCTCGAAGGCGACTATCTCTTCGTCACCAAATGGTCCTATGGCTTCTCGCGCTATTCGCTGCCGTTCGGGCCGGACCTGTTTTCGGGCCGCATCTGGGGCGCCGAGCCGAAGCGCGGCGACGTGGCGGTGTTCAAGTTCCCGCCGGACCCCTCCGTCGACTACATCAAGCGCGTCGTCGGCCTGCCGGGCGACAAGATCCAGGTCAAGGATGGCCAGCTCTTCATCAACGGCGTCGGCGTGCCGCGCCAGAAGGTCGGGCAGATCGACAATCGCGACATCACCGAGGAGAGCGGGCCGGTCGACGTCTATCGCGAGACATTGCCGAATGGCGTCAGCTATGACACGCTCGACCTGATACCCAACTCAATCGGTGACAACACCCAGGAATTCGATGTGCCGCCCGGCCACTATTTCATGATGGGCGACAACAGAGACAATTCCTCGGACAGCCGCTTCACCGTCGGATTCGTGCCCGACGACAACCTGGTTGGCCGCGCCAATCTCATCTTCTTCTCGATCGGTGGCAGCGCCAGCCCGCTCGAAATCTGGAAATGGCCGTCGCTGATGCGCGCGTCGCGCCTGCTCCATTTCGTCAATTAG
- a CDS encoding putative glycolipid-binding domain-containing protein, whose translation MNNESRGESMSLIAIWRRTDEPGHDVVQLKQTDLGWLLDGAAVYLSDAGPARLDYTVQLAEDWTTKSGSVRGFIGSQSVDLTILRDEIGWTVNGQWQPAVQSMVDLDYSFTPATNLQQIRRMNLKIGDKADFPAAWLVAGTSSLVVLPQSYHRVSETEYIYEAPTVPYRATLLISEAGFAQDYPDGWVFETGNPGRAL comes from the coding sequence ATGAACAACGAATCGAGAGGTGAGAGCATGTCTCTAATCGCTATCTGGCGCAGGACGGACGAACCAGGGCACGATGTCGTGCAGCTAAAGCAGACAGACCTCGGCTGGCTCTTGGATGGAGCCGCTGTATACCTATCGGATGCGGGCCCGGCACGTTTGGACTACACCGTGCAACTGGCCGAAGATTGGACGACCAAATCCGGCAGCGTTCGCGGGTTCATCGGTTCCCAGTCAGTTGATCTCACAATCCTCCGTGACGAGATCGGCTGGACTGTCAATGGGCAGTGGCAGCCGGCGGTTCAGTCGATGGTGGATCTGGACTACAGCTTTACGCCGGCGACGAACCTGCAACAAATTCGCAGAATGAACCTGAAGATCGGCGACAAGGCGGATTTTCCGGCGGCCTGGCTGGTTGCCGGCACGTCGAGTTTGGTTGTTCTGCCGCAAAGCTACCATCGTGTGAGTGAGACCGAGTATATCTACGAGGCTCCCACAGTGCCATACCGTGCTACGCTGCTCATTTCCGAGGCTGGCTTTGCTCAAGATTACCCCGACGGCTGGGTTTTCGAGACCGGCAACCCCGGCCGTGCACTATAG
- a CDS encoding DUF2339 domain-containing protein: MFESLIGLVAIIALFVIISRQQSRIGLIERELGALRSLVLSGAPPQAKPVDQAANDSMPADAAIAAVTDFAPPSAGEAEEKPLTEVEAAEAASGPWATVEAAPAGPAPAQPAAATAKAAPKPDIETALGTRWAVWVGGIALALGGLFLIRYTIEAGIFGPGVRLGMAAMLGLVLVAVGEFIRRTGFRVPVQGVAGAYIPAILTAAGAFILFGTVYAAHGVYGFIGPALAFTLLGAIGVATIAAALVHGQALAGVGLLGAVVTPMLVASQAPNPWALFGYLAIVLAATGVIARLRDWKLLMAAAFVGTGLWTILYMTDAPGANLLVILFINAVILAVLALVWLGRRGGEAGPARGFDWPSIAPGFFVGLSAMALFVDPAYAAGDALPGAALIAALVAVALYRPLALALLHAAGLATVLVYLGIIPPTSVASDFSGAALGVDGLPAAVADTLMLRIGIFLGLVFIAAGFWAARKFAESAHIRAGSWAAWSVVAPLVILLALWLTFGNLDRDLVYAAVAALLVTAFAAGGEWIARGEQPPLQGGAAVSFALGGAAVAALLMLYMAFGSGWTTMLLGAAAIVPALATRWRAYPVLGWISVAAVVAVIGRIAFDPTIVGAEFLSRTPVFNWLLPGYGVPALAFGFAAWQLAHTTNGRPRLAMEAGAALFAVLTVAILVRHAMHGGVIDTGAATLAEQAIYTLIAIGAGAILVAIDMRSPSSVLRYGSLAAGVVSVAFIVIQHFGALNPLLTDESTGRIPVFNLLFLAYLLPALAAGGLALYARDKRPKWYAAMLALMAALLAFVYATLSVRRLFKGEFIGLWSGLGQLETYTYSALWLIIGVALLTAGVWLKSQVLRVASAALISVAVLKVFLFDMSELEGVLRALSFIGLGAVLIGIGLFYQRLLTRAARGT; the protein is encoded by the coding sequence ATGTTCGAAAGCCTGATCGGCCTCGTCGCGATCATAGCGCTGTTCGTGATTATCTCGCGCCAGCAGAGCCGCATCGGCCTGATCGAGCGCGAACTCGGTGCGCTGCGCAGCCTCGTGCTTTCGGGGGCCCCGCCACAGGCCAAGCCGGTAGATCAGGCCGCAAACGACAGCATGCCGGCAGACGCGGCAATTGCGGCCGTGACCGACTTTGCCCCGCCATCGGCGGGCGAGGCTGAGGAAAAGCCGCTCACGGAGGTTGAAGCCGCGGAGGCTGCGTCCGGACCGTGGGCTACGGTCGAAGCGGCGCCGGCTGGGCCTGCACCTGCGCAACCGGCCGCCGCGACGGCGAAAGCGGCCCCAAAACCCGATATTGAAACGGCGCTCGGCACCCGCTGGGCGGTCTGGGTCGGCGGCATCGCGCTGGCGCTGGGCGGGCTGTTTCTGATCCGCTACACCATCGAGGCCGGCATTTTCGGTCCCGGCGTGCGGCTGGGCATGGCAGCAATGCTCGGGCTGGTGCTGGTCGCCGTCGGCGAGTTCATCCGCCGCACCGGCTTCAGGGTGCCGGTGCAGGGCGTCGCCGGCGCCTATATTCCCGCGATCCTGACGGCGGCCGGTGCTTTCATCTTGTTCGGCACGGTTTATGCCGCGCATGGCGTTTACGGCTTCATCGGGCCGGCGCTCGCCTTCACGCTGCTCGGCGCCATCGGCGTGGCGACGATTGCGGCAGCCCTCGTCCATGGCCAGGCACTGGCCGGCGTTGGCCTGCTCGGCGCGGTGGTGACGCCGATGTTGGTCGCCTCGCAGGCACCGAATCCTTGGGCACTGTTCGGCTATTTGGCGATTGTGCTCGCCGCTACCGGGGTGATCGCCCGCCTGCGCGACTGGAAATTGCTGATGGCGGCAGCGTTCGTCGGCACCGGCCTCTGGACCATTCTTTACATGACCGATGCACCGGGCGCCAACCTGCTTGTCATCCTCTTCATCAACGCGGTGATCCTGGCCGTTCTCGCCCTCGTCTGGCTCGGCCGTCGCGGTGGCGAAGCAGGCCCCGCCAGGGGCTTCGACTGGCCATCGATCGCGCCTGGCTTCTTCGTCGGCCTTTCGGCGATGGCGCTGTTCGTCGACCCCGCATACGCTGCCGGCGATGCTCTGCCGGGAGCAGCCCTTATCGCAGCCCTGGTCGCGGTAGCGCTCTACCGGCCGCTGGCGCTGGCGCTTCTGCACGCCGCAGGGCTGGCGACGGTTCTGGTCTATCTCGGCATCATTCCGCCAACCTCTGTCGCTTCAGACTTTTCAGGTGCCGCCCTCGGCGTCGATGGCCTGCCGGCTGCAGTTGCCGATACGCTGATGCTCAGGATCGGCATCTTTCTCGGACTTGTGTTCATCGCAGCTGGCTTCTGGGCAGCGCGCAAATTTGCGGAATCGGCTCACATCCGCGCCGGCTCATGGGCGGCATGGAGCGTTGTCGCACCGCTGGTCATTCTGTTGGCGCTCTGGCTCACCTTCGGCAATCTCGACCGGGATCTTGTCTACGCGGCGGTCGCAGCCCTTCTGGTCACGGCCTTCGCCGCCGGCGGCGAGTGGATAGCGCGCGGTGAACAGCCGCCGCTACAGGGCGGTGCTGCCGTCTCGTTCGCGCTTGGCGGGGCAGCAGTCGCCGCCTTGCTGATGCTCTACATGGCCTTTGGGTCCGGCTGGACGACCATGCTTCTCGGTGCCGCGGCCATCGTGCCGGCGCTGGCCACCCGCTGGCGCGCCTACCCGGTGCTCGGCTGGATTTCGGTCGCTGCGGTTGTCGCGGTCATCGGCCGCATCGCCTTTGATCCGACAATCGTCGGTGCTGAATTCCTGTCGAGGACGCCGGTGTTCAACTGGCTGCTGCCGGGCTATGGCGTGCCGGCGCTTGCTTTCGGCTTTGCCGCCTGGCAACTCGCCCACACCACAAACGGCCGCCCACGCCTCGCCATGGAAGCGGGCGCAGCACTGTTTGCAGTGCTCACGGTTGCCATATTGGTGCGCCACGCCATGCATGGCGGCGTCATCGACACGGGCGCAGCGACGCTCGCCGAGCAGGCGATCTACACGCTGATCGCCATTGGCGCCGGCGCCATCCTGGTCGCCATCGACATGCGCTCGCCAAGCTCGGTGCTGCGCTATGGTTCGCTTGCCGCGGGCGTCGTCTCGGTCGCCTTCATCGTCATCCAGCATTTTGGGGCGCTGAACCCGCTGCTTACCGACGAATCGACTGGCCGGATCCCGGTGTTCAACCTGTTGTTCCTCGCCTATCTCTTGCCGGCCCTTGCTGCTGGGGGGCTCGCGCTCTACGCACGTGACAAGCGGCCGAAATGGTATGCCGCGATGCTGGCGCTGATGGCGGCGCTGCTCGCCTTCGTCTATGCGACGCTGTCGGTGCGGCGGCTGTTCAAGGGCGAGTTCATCGGCCTGTGGAGCGGCCTCGGCCAGCTCGAGACCTACACCTATTCCGCGCTGTGGCTGATCATCGGCGTGGCGCTGCTTACCGCCGGCGTCTGGCTGAAGTCGCAGGTGCTGCGCGTTGCGTCGGCCGCGCTGATCTCGGTCGCGGTGTTGAAGGTGTTTCTCTTCGACATGTCGGAACTGGAAGGCGTTCTGAGGGCGCTGTCCTTCATCGGCCTCGGCGCGGTGCTGATCGGCATCGGCCTGTTTTACCAGCGGCTGCTGACAAGAGCAGCGAGAGGGACATAG
- a CDS encoding MarR family winged helix-turn-helix transcriptional regulator, with the protein MTDSRIENVIGALALAFADTLHRDAQAKAPEPGPAASAITLIGHVPGLSIERLRRALSLSHSGAVRLVDRLVANGLAARFSAPDDHRAVAIKLTPLGETTCSAILSARQKGLASALAVLNQEELQEFGKLAAKLLRGLVSTEDHAYRICRLCNYTVCLDCPVEAELA; encoded by the coding sequence ATGACCGATTCCAGGATTGAAAATGTGATTGGCGCTCTAGCGCTCGCCTTTGCCGACACGTTGCACCGGGACGCTCAGGCCAAGGCACCGGAGCCCGGCCCAGCGGCTTCCGCGATCACCCTTATCGGCCACGTGCCGGGCCTGTCGATCGAAAGGCTGCGCCGCGCATTGTCACTGTCTCATTCGGGTGCCGTCAGACTGGTCGATCGACTGGTCGCGAATGGATTGGCAGCTCGGTTCTCGGCGCCTGACGACCATCGCGCGGTAGCGATCAAGCTCACTCCTTTGGGCGAGACGACCTGCAGTGCCATTCTTTCCGCTCGCCAGAAAGGGCTCGCGTCAGCGCTTGCTGTTCTAAATCAGGAGGAGTTGCAGGAATTCGGTAAGCTAGCCGCCAAGCTGTTGCGTGGGCTCGTCAGCACCGAGGACCATGCATACCGTATTTGCCGACTCTGCAACTATACCGTGTGCCTCGACTGCCCTGTGGAAGCGGAACTGGCCTGA
- the era gene encoding GTPase Era encodes MTATEDVPPAPEAATTHSGFVALIGAPNAGKSTLVNQLVGAKVSIVTHKVQTTRAIVRGIAIHNNAQIVFVDTPGIFKPKRRLDTAMVTTAWGGAKDADIVLLLIDAERGIRGDADAILERLKDVRQPMVLILNKVDRVKPEALLALSAAANERVPFKRTFMVSALTGSGCKDLVDYLAETLPAGPWYYPEDQISDLPMRQLAAEITREKLYLRLHQELPYSSHIETEKWEEKKDGSVRIDQTIYVERDSQKKIVLGHKGETIRAIGQAARMEISGILEQKVHLFLFVKVRENWGDDPERYREMGLEFPH; translated from the coding sequence ATGACCGCCACCGAAGACGTCCCGCCGGCACCGGAAGCCGCCACCACGCACTCCGGCTTCGTTGCGCTGATCGGCGCGCCCAATGCGGGGAAATCGACGCTGGTCAACCAACTGGTCGGCGCCAAGGTGTCGATCGTCACTCACAAGGTGCAGACGACGCGCGCCATCGTGCGCGGCATCGCCATCCACAATAACGCACAGATCGTCTTCGTCGACACGCCGGGCATCTTCAAGCCGAAGCGGCGGTTGGATACGGCGATGGTGACGACCGCCTGGGGCGGCGCCAAGGACGCCGACATCGTGCTGCTGCTGATCGACGCCGAGCGCGGCATCAGGGGCGACGCCGACGCGATCCTCGAACGGCTGAAGGATGTCCGCCAGCCGATGGTGCTGATCCTCAACAAGGTCGACCGGGTCAAGCCCGAGGCGCTGCTGGCCCTGTCCGCGGCAGCGAATGAAAGAGTGCCCTTCAAGCGCACCTTCATGGTCTCGGCTCTAACCGGGTCGGGCTGCAAGGACCTGGTCGACTATCTCGCGGAAACCCTGCCCGCCGGCCCCTGGTATTACCCGGAAGACCAGATCTCCGACCTGCCGATGCGTCAGCTGGCGGCCGAGATCACTCGCGAAAAGCTCTATCTCAGGTTGCATCAGGAACTGCCCTATTCCTCCCATATCGAGACCGAGAAATGGGAAGAGAAGAAGGACGGCTCGGTGCGCATCGACCAGACCATCTATGTCGAGCGTGACAGCCAGAAAAAGATCGTGCTCGGCCACAAGGGCGAGACGATCCGTGCCATCGGCCAGGCGGCGCGCATGGAGATATCCGGTATCCTCGAACAGAAGGTGCATCTTTTCCTGTTCGTCAAGGTGCGCGAGAACTGGGGCGACGACCCCGAGCGCTATCGCGAGATGGGGCTGGAGTTTCCGCATTAG
- a CDS encoding IS630 family transposase (programmed frameshift): MVGYSMDLRERVVAAVKVEGLSRRAAAARFGVSYSAAIEWLKRVEQTGSVAPRQVGGYKPKKISGAWRDWLVERCREKDFTLRGLVAELGERGLKVDYRSVWEFVHAEKLSHKKKTLIAAEQDRPDVARRRRQWVLYQDRIDPARLVFIDETWTKTNMAPLRGWAPVGQRIKAKVPNGHWKTMTFLAALRHDRVEAPWLIDGPINGERFLLYVEKVLVPTLQPGDIVVMDNLGSHKGKAVRRAIRKAGARLFFLPKYSPDLNPIEQLFAKLKHWLRKAAKRTVETVCNAIGQILNRVTPLECSNYFANSGYDRR, from the exons ATGGTTGGATATTCAATGGACCTGCGCGAACGGGTTGTTGCGGCGGTCAAGGTTGAAGGGCTTTCGCGGCGCGCGGCGGCTGCTCGATTTGGCGTCAGCTACAGCGCGGCGATCGAGTGGCTGAAGCGGGTGGAACAGACGGGGAGCGTGGCGCCCCGCCAAGTGGGCGGCTACAAGCCGAAGAAGATATCGGGAGCGTGGCGCGACTGGCTTGTCGAGCGCTGCCGGGAGAAGGACTTCACCTTGCGCGGGCTTGTGGCCGAACTTGGCGAGCGTGGCCTGAAGGTTGACTACCGCTCGGTGTGGGAGTTCGTGCACGCCGAGAAGCTGTCTCACA AAAAAAAGACGCTGATCGCCGCCGAGCAAGATCGTCCCGATGTTGCGCGCCGACGGAGGCAATGGGTTCTGTATCAGGACCGGATCGACCCCGCCCGCCTGGTGTTCATCGACGAGACCTGGACCAAGACCAACATGGCCCCGCTCAGGGGTTGGGCACCGGTCGGACAGCGGATCAAGGCCAAAGTTCCCAATGGCCACTGGAAGACAATGACCTTTCTGGCTGCGCTGCGTCATGATCGCGTCGAAGCGCCCTGGCTCATCGACGGGCCGATCAACGGCGAGAGGTTCCTCCTCTATGTCGAGAAGGTTCTCGTGCCCACTCTCCAGCCGGGCGACATCGTTGTGATGGACAATCTCGGCAGCCACAAAGGCAAGGCCGTGCGTCGCGCCATCCGAAAGGCCGGCGCGAGGCTCTTCTTCCTGCCGAAATACTCGCCTGACCTCAATCCGATCGAACAGCTCTTCGCCAAGCTCAAGCACTGGCTGCGAAAGGCCGCAAAGCGCACCGTTGAAACGGTCTGCAACGCCATCGGCCAGATTCTCAACCGCGTCACACCGCTCGAGTGCTCAAATTACTTCGCAAACTCAGGCTATGACCGCAGGTAA
- the rnc gene encoding ribonuclease III — protein sequence MVATKRLTVDALAEALMERTGHAFADRQRLQRALTHASARSSHAGIDYERFEFLGDRVLGLVVADMLLAAYPDAAEGELSLRLNALVNAEVLAEIAEGIGLPELIRASSDVRGLDGRKRVNLRADALESLIAVLYLDGGLEAARAFIHKYWRPRSQAIGAARRDAKTELQEWAHQAAGAVPVYIIDSREGPDHDPLFTVTVKVGAYPPATGSGRSKREAEQAAATALLLREGVWLNKGSAA from the coding sequence ATGGTGGCGACAAAACGGCTGACCGTCGACGCGCTCGCCGAAGCGCTCATGGAGCGCACCGGCCACGCCTTTGCCGACCGACAGCGCTTGCAGCGCGCGCTGACTCATGCCAGCGCCCGCAGCAGCCATGCCGGCATCGACTATGAGCGGTTCGAATTCCTGGGCGACCGCGTCCTCGGCCTGGTCGTTGCCGACATGCTGCTGGCGGCGTATCCGGACGCCGCCGAAGGTGAGCTGTCGCTGCGGCTCAACGCGCTGGTTAACGCCGAGGTGCTGGCCGAGATCGCCGAGGGGATCGGCCTGCCGGAGCTGATCCGTGCCAGCTCGGACGTACGCGGCCTGGACGGGCGCAAACGCGTCAATCTGCGGGCTGATGCGCTGGAATCGCTGATCGCCGTGCTCTATCTCGACGGCGGGCTGGAGGCGGCCCGCGCCTTCATCCACAAATACTGGCGGCCGCGCTCGCAGGCCATCGGTGCCGCCCGCCGCGATGCCAAGACCGAACTGCAGGAATGGGCGCATCAGGCGGCAGGCGCCGTGCCGGTCTACATAATCGACAGCCGCGAGGGACCGGACCACGATCCGCTGTTCACCGTCACCGTCAAGGTCGGCGCCTATCCGCCGGCGACCGGCAGCGGGCGCTCCAAGCGCGAGGCCGAGCAAGCCGCCGCGACTGCACTGCTGTTGCGCGAAGGCGTCTGGCTGAACAAGGGGAGCGCGGCATGA
- the recO gene encoding DNA repair protein RecO, protein MEWRDEGIILGTRKHGETSAILEVMTRAHGRHLGLVRGGRSRKQQPVLQPGNRVDLLWRARLDEHLGTFQAEAIEMNAARLMDSAVAIYGLQTMAAHLRLLPERDAHDGLYETLAVMIAHLDDADAAGELVARFELLILDELGFGLDLSQCAATGARQDLAYVSPKSGRAVSRVAGAPWRDKMLVLPAFLQRGSGLRADPAAIEDAFRLTGFFFSRHVYEPRGIEAPGARAGFLAALRKHHALHKVIGGETVT, encoded by the coding sequence ATGGAATGGCGCGACGAGGGAATTATTCTCGGCACCCGCAAGCATGGCGAAACCAGCGCCATTCTTGAGGTCATGACCCGTGCGCACGGCCGCCACCTCGGCCTTGTGCGTGGCGGTCGCTCGCGCAAGCAGCAGCCGGTTCTGCAGCCCGGCAACCGCGTCGACCTGTTGTGGCGGGCGCGGCTCGACGAACATCTTGGCACCTTCCAGGCCGAGGCGATCGAGATGAACGCTGCCCGGCTCATGGACAGCGCCGTCGCCATCTATGGGCTGCAGACCATGGCGGCGCATCTGCGCCTGCTGCCCGAGCGCGACGCCCATGACGGCCTCTACGAGACGCTGGCCGTGATGATCGCCCATCTCGACGATGCGGACGCCGCCGGCGAGTTGGTGGCGCGTTTCGAATTGCTGATTCTCGACGAACTCGGCTTCGGCCTCGATCTCAGCCAGTGTGCCGCGACCGGCGCCAGGCAGGACCTTGCCTATGTCTCGCCGAAGTCCGGGCGCGCCGTGTCGCGCGTCGCAGGCGCGCCATGGCGCGACAAGATGCTGGTGCTCCCCGCATTCCTGCAGCGCGGCTCTGGGCTGCGCGCCGATCCGGCGGCGATCGAGGATGCCTTCCGGCTGACCGGCTTCTTTTTTTCCCGCCATGTCTACGAGCCGCGCGGTATCGAGGCGCCCGGCGCCCGTGCCGGCTTCCTCGCCGCCTTGCGCAAGCACCATGCGCTGCACAAGGTGATCGGCGGAGAGACCGTTACATGA
- the acpS gene encoding holo-ACP synthase → MIIGIGSDLIDIRRIEKSLERHGQRFIQRIYTEVEQARSENRGARAASYAKRFAAKEACAKALGTGMAQGVFWRDMGVVNLASGKPTMALTGGAAAQLDKILPEGHRAAIHLTISDDFPLAQAFVIIEAMPVEEAPY, encoded by the coding sequence ATGATCATTGGCATCGGCAGCGACCTGATCGACATCAGACGCATCGAAAAATCGCTGGAGCGCCACGGCCAGCGCTTCATTCAGCGCATCTACACCGAGGTCGAACAGGCCCGCTCCGAAAACCGCGGCGCTCGCGCCGCCTCTTATGCCAAGCGTTTTGCCGCCAAGGAGGCATGCGCCAAAGCGCTGGGCACCGGTATGGCGCAAGGGGTGTTCTGGCGCGACATGGGCGTCGTCAATCTGGCCAGTGGCAAGCCGACCATGGCGTTGACCGGCGGGGCGGCGGCGCAGTTGGACAAAATCCTGCCTGAAGGGCACAGAGCGGCGATCCACCTCACCATTTCAGATGATTTTCCGCTTGCTCAAGCCTTTGTGATAATCGAGGCGATGCCCGTCGAAGAAGCGCCATATTGA